Proteins from one Ornithobacterium rhinotracheale genomic window:
- a CDS encoding DUF4302 domain-containing protein translates to MERKLFKYLFLLFAIFSGCTGFEDDDLFGEPASKRLEQNRLDVLNELESSSEGWLLQYYPHPDQIYGGINYFLKFKEGKVVATIEGTQGEVESSYQIISRGGSVITFNQYNELLHKYAVPSGAKPEGDQGDFEFLVLSYENGVYNLKGLRTGNYCRLLKINENVQSLESKIDQVKATSLDGLIFNEETNLKGEISKSTKQISFDTENGVLSQRFIYTENGIRLYDPITINGNVYQEFVWNAKDKLYRPIGETNAGFRVIQAPIDFSKRWSLVIDPQKDNACQEIKDLQNKIQADILTQYPGVFLYYQYDFGTLTGKMYGMRFDVIDANTFTVYGATYNATFKGVIGDENALEFVPNFYYTESQGSYWEYFPSLNEILNKFASNSPYTVTKIDEEQRKLVSKENPEFWFVLGPPPVED, encoded by the coding sequence ATGGAGAGAAAATTATTTAAATATCTATTTCTGCTTTTTGCGATATTCTCTGGCTGTACAGGCTTCGAGGATGATGATTTATTCGGAGAACCCGCTTCGAAGAGATTAGAGCAGAATCGATTAGATGTTTTGAACGAACTGGAATCTTCATCAGAAGGATGGCTACTTCAGTATTATCCTCACCCAGATCAGATTTATGGAGGAATCAACTATTTTCTGAAATTTAAAGAAGGAAAGGTAGTTGCGACCATAGAGGGAACGCAGGGTGAAGTAGAGTCCTCATATCAAATAATAAGCCGAGGCGGAAGTGTAATTACATTTAATCAATACAATGAATTGTTGCATAAGTATGCCGTTCCGTCAGGTGCTAAACCCGAGGGAGACCAAGGAGATTTCGAATTCCTAGTATTGTCGTATGAAAATGGAGTCTATAACTTAAAAGGGCTTAGAACGGGCAACTATTGTAGATTATTGAAGATAAATGAGAATGTTCAATCCTTAGAAAGTAAAATCGACCAAGTTAAAGCCACTTCGTTAGATGGTCTTATATTTAATGAAGAAACGAATCTAAAAGGTGAGATTTCTAAGAGTACTAAGCAAATTAGCTTTGATACTGAGAATGGAGTATTAAGCCAGAGATTTATCTATACTGAAAATGGAATAAGATTATATGACCCGATAACAATTAATGGTAATGTTTACCAAGAATTTGTTTGGAATGCCAAAGATAAGCTGTACCGCCCAATAGGCGAAACAAATGCAGGATTCAGAGTAATACAGGCTCCTATTGATTTTTCTAAGAGATGGTCACTAGTTATAGACCCTCAAAAAGATAATGCTTGCCAGGAAATTAAAGATCTGCAAAATAAAATTCAGGCAGATATTTTGACACAATACCCAGGCGTATTCCTGTATTATCAGTATGATTTTGGAACCTTAACGGGGAAGATGTATGGGATGAGATTTGATGTGATAGATGCTAATACTTTTACCGTGTATGGCGCCACTTATAATGCTACTTTCAAAGGCGTAATAGGAGATGAAAATGCACTGGAATTTGTACCCAATTTCTATTACACTGAAAGCCAAGGAAGCTACTGGGAGTATTTTCCATCATTAAATGAAATCCTAAATAAATTTGCTTCAAACTCACCATACACCGTAACTAAAATTGATGAAGAGCAAAGAAAATTGGTGAGTAAGGAGAATCCAGAATTCTGGTTTGTACTAGGGCCACCACCAGTGGAAGATTAA
- a CDS encoding DUF4302 domain-containing protein: MKIYKFTQIASLAAVALLSGCGGLETEDLFDKPSSIRLEENRNEIQSALEANEEGWVLQYFPHPDRIYGGVNYFLTFKDGKVTAALEGDTQNETSAYQVLTRSGSVLSFSQYNSLLHQYASPSESKPEGDKGDFEFLVLRQNQDTIFLKGLRTGNYLNLIKIKKESPSLKSRIEVILNKLREVDFPSAGKIGESPIVASSSSPKNLTLTYEQGKSPISFSYIYTAEGIQFYEPILVDGKEYSHLILDESSNTLKSEDGHIVIKLKVAPINFKTQGWVLDLSEESNRSNAFVGAIDADGLIHKVIFGDEYALQKYYVLGKLGQNVGFHTFAEDIQGPFAVNGLNFSADDNDPNLIHIGKGDAINFDTYLRYVNSVLNKITNNSPYIVEQNDPAKPGMVKLTSQKDPSVWFYISSL, translated from the coding sequence ATGAAAATATATAAATTCACGCAAATAGCATCTCTCGCCGCCGTGGCACTCCTTTCAGGGTGTGGGGGGCTTGAGACCGAGGACTTATTTGACAAGCCTTCCTCGATACGATTAGAGGAAAATCGCAACGAAATTCAATCTGCACTAGAAGCCAATGAAGAGGGCTGGGTGTTGCAATATTTCCCTCACCCAGATAGAATTTATGGTGGAGTGAATTATTTCCTCACTTTTAAGGACGGAAAGGTTACCGCAGCCCTAGAAGGTGATACGCAAAATGAGACTTCTGCTTATCAAGTCTTGACCCGAAGCGGAAGTGTATTAAGTTTTAGCCAATACAATTCCCTGCTTCACCAATACGCGAGCCCCTCAGAAAGTAAGCCTGAGGGAGATAAAGGAGATTTTGAGTTCCTCGTGCTGAGACAAAACCAAGATACTATTTTCTTAAAAGGACTGAGAACAGGCAACTACCTTAATTTAATTAAAATCAAAAAGGAAAGCCCAAGCCTAAAAAGCAGAATCGAAGTAATACTTAATAAGCTGAGAGAGGTGGATTTCCCTTCCGCTGGAAAAATCGGTGAGAGCCCTATCGTGGCCTCTTCCAGTAGCCCAAAAAACCTCACCCTTACTTATGAGCAAGGTAAAAGCCCTATATCGTTTTCCTATATTTACACAGCAGAGGGCATTCAGTTTTATGAGCCTATCCTCGTGGACGGGAAGGAGTATTCTCATTTAATTTTAGATGAAAGTAGCAATACCTTAAAGTCCGAAGACGGGCATATTGTAATAAAACTAAAAGTTGCGCCTATCAACTTTAAGACTCAAGGTTGGGTGTTGGATTTAAGTGAGGAAAGCAACAGGTCTAATGCCTTTGTAGGAGCCATTGATGCAGATGGATTAATTCATAAGGTAATATTTGGTGATGAATATGCTTTGCAGAAGTATTATGTTTTAGGAAAGTTAGGGCAAAATGTAGGCTTTCATACTTTTGCCGAAGATATTCAAGGGCCATTTGCTGTCAACGGCTTAAATTTTTCAGCCGATGATAATGATCCAAACTTAATCCATATTGGTAAAGGTGATGCGATTAATTTTGACACTTACCTACGTTATGTCAATAGTGTGCTTAATAAAATTACAAATAACTCGCCATACATTGTGGAGCAAAACGACCCAGCTAAACCAGGAATGGTGAAGCTCACGAGCCAGAAAGACCCCTCTGTTTGGTTCTACATTAGTTCATTATAA
- a CDS encoding SusC/RagA family TonB-linked outer membrane protein, producing MRSKSLWTIAFSMFLSVNALAQEKVVTGKVVDASGFPLADAYVYVEGTDQGVYTDENGNYSIPANSEDKIVVEFIGFDTKTLPVGSKSSINVQLNKGGAVNLKELVAVGYGVSTQEALTGSATLVKKEQLEKSPAVNLEKALQSATPGLQVINATGSAGSGATIRLRGIGSLTASAAPLWVVDGVVGAPRPNMEDVKNITILKDAASASIYGSRAANGVIIVTTKNGKQGRTDFTVQAKYGVSTRTNNKFKLMNSADFYQTSWRGLYAEALAYGLPHDRASAYASGRVEQYAGRNPFNLANPFDENGNILPDAQLMINEDWLNLAYRAGATRQYDVSANGGNENTKFYLSLGYYNQDGIVKPDDYTRYSVQLNVSNQVSDKIKIGLRTTLRRSEGHGVGDSPSPRSTGYAAYTMPSNVSLYELDDNFNIVRDQYGRPLYNWDNEIQQDYNPYGLAALNSNYGKVTSAFSSVNFNYKILENLIFDTNFSGDYSNDRSGSFDSRLHGDARGVGGRSQKEATESFRYLGSTTLTYDKNLGENHHLNAMVGHEFESYRAESLSAQAKGYEFDFSSELSVGTAPEKVNSSVAQNKMIGVFSRVNYDYGNKYYTSFSIRRDGSAKFAPSNRWGTFWSASAAWRLNKENFLRDVRWIDNLKLKGSYGTSGNADIDSYLFMPLYGLGGDYNGQAGLVHTQLSNPSLRWEKNAMTNVGIEFGLFGFLDGTVEWFTRASKDLLMDKPLSYSTGWASRTENVGAIKNTGIEIQLSSKNIRTEKFSWETRFNITHYKNEITQLSQDRIVRSANSKIWRVGENAYTWYLKDYAGVNKETGAAQWYRDVVGADGSISKELTEDYGLATYYELGSSLPKVYGGLDNNFNYKGINLSIQLYYTFGGKIYNRLEELTMNDGSTYGWQLNEKMKNAWRPDNKDSDIPQFVHNNPTKANQRSSRFLKDGSYVRIKNVELSYDIPKDYLKRAGIQSAKAFINADNVYTFTKYDGLDPEQGVNGFNAFSSIPNIRTITFGVRVGL from the coding sequence ATGAGGAGTAAAAGTTTATGGACAATTGCTTTTTCTATGTTCCTTAGCGTGAATGCCTTGGCGCAGGAAAAAGTAGTTACAGGAAAAGTGGTAGATGCCAGCGGATTTCCCTTGGCAGATGCCTATGTGTATGTAGAAGGTACCGACCAAGGGGTGTATACCGATGAGAATGGAAACTATTCAATCCCAGCTAATAGTGAGGATAAAATTGTAGTGGAATTCATTGGATTTGATACAAAGACCTTGCCCGTAGGCTCCAAATCTAGCATCAATGTGCAGCTGAATAAAGGTGGCGCAGTAAATCTTAAAGAGCTAGTAGCTGTGGGGTATGGTGTCTCTACCCAAGAGGCATTGACAGGTTCTGCCACTTTGGTGAAGAAAGAGCAGTTAGAAAAGTCCCCAGCCGTGAATCTAGAAAAAGCATTGCAATCAGCTACACCAGGGCTTCAGGTGATTAATGCTACAGGTTCTGCAGGTTCAGGGGCTACAATTCGTTTGCGTGGGATAGGTTCGCTTACAGCAAGTGCCGCGCCACTTTGGGTGGTAGATGGTGTTGTGGGAGCGCCTAGACCTAATATGGAAGATGTGAAAAATATTACAATCCTTAAAGATGCAGCTTCGGCCTCCATCTATGGTTCGCGTGCGGCTAATGGGGTAATCATCGTAACTACTAAGAACGGAAAGCAAGGGCGCACAGATTTCACCGTTCAGGCTAAATACGGTGTCTCCACTAGAACAAATAATAAATTTAAGCTGATGAATTCAGCCGATTTTTATCAAACCTCGTGGCGAGGCTTGTACGCAGAAGCCTTAGCTTATGGGCTTCCGCACGATAGAGCCTCTGCCTATGCAAGCGGAAGAGTAGAGCAATATGCTGGGCGAAACCCCTTTAATCTCGCTAATCCATTTGATGAAAATGGAAACATATTGCCAGATGCTCAATTAATGATTAATGAAGATTGGCTTAACTTAGCTTACAGAGCTGGCGCTACAAGACAATACGATGTAAGCGCTAACGGAGGGAATGAAAATACAAAATTCTACCTCTCCCTAGGCTATTATAATCAAGATGGTATCGTGAAGCCAGATGACTACACCCGCTACTCTGTGCAGTTGAATGTGAGCAATCAGGTGAGTGATAAAATTAAAATAGGGCTAAGAACAACCCTCAGAAGGTCAGAGGGCCACGGCGTAGGTGATTCTCCAAGCCCAAGGTCTACGGGCTATGCAGCTTATACAATGCCAAGCAATGTCTCGCTCTATGAATTAGATGATAATTTCAATATCGTGAGAGACCAATACGGTAGGCCACTCTATAACTGGGACAATGAGATTCAGCAAGATTATAACCCTTACGGCTTAGCCGCACTCAATAGTAATTATGGTAAAGTTACCTCCGCATTCAGTAGCGTGAACTTTAATTACAAAATTTTAGAAAACTTAATCTTTGATACCAATTTCAGTGGAGATTATTCCAACGATAGAAGCGGTTCTTTTGATTCAAGATTGCACGGCGATGCCAGAGGCGTAGGCGGTAGAAGCCAAAAAGAAGCCACAGAATCATTCAGATATTTAGGCTCTACAACTTTGACCTATGATAAAAATTTAGGCGAAAATCATCACCTCAATGCTATGGTGGGGCACGAGTTTGAAAGTTATAGAGCAGAATCTCTCAGTGCGCAAGCCAAGGGCTACGAGTTTGATTTCTCCTCAGAGCTATCAGTAGGTACGGCGCCAGAAAAAGTGAACTCATCCGTGGCACAGAACAAAATGATAGGTGTATTCTCCCGTGTAAACTATGATTATGGGAATAAATATTACACCTCATTCTCCATCAGACGCGACGGCTCCGCAAAATTCGCCCCATCAAATCGCTGGGGAACCTTCTGGTCGGCCTCAGCCGCTTGGCGATTAAACAAAGAAAACTTCTTGCGAGATGTGCGCTGGATTGATAATTTAAAACTAAAAGGAAGCTACGGTACGAGTGGAAATGCTGATATTGATTCATACCTATTTATGCCACTATATGGCTTAGGTGGCGACTATAATGGGCAGGCAGGTTTGGTGCACACTCAATTATCTAACCCTAGCCTGAGATGGGAGAAAAACGCAATGACTAATGTGGGTATAGAGTTCGGATTATTCGGCTTCCTAGATGGTACAGTAGAGTGGTTTACCAGAGCCTCAAAAGATTTGTTGATGGATAAGCCACTATCATACTCCACAGGTTGGGCTTCGCGCACAGAGAATGTGGGAGCTATCAAAAACACAGGTATCGAAATCCAATTAAGCTCTAAGAACATTAGAACTGAAAAATTCTCTTGGGAGACTAGATTTAATATAACTCACTACAAAAACGAAATCACTCAGCTCTCACAAGATAGAATCGTGCGAAGTGCCAATTCCAAAATCTGGAGAGTGGGCGAAAATGCTTACACTTGGTATCTAAAAGATTATGCCGGTGTAAATAAAGAAACAGGTGCCGCTCAGTGGTATAGAGATGTGGTGGGCGCAGATGGCTCAATCTCTAAGGAATTAACGGAAGACTACGGCCTAGCCACTTACTATGAATTAGGCTCTTCCTTGCCAAAAGTATACGGAGGATTGGATAATAACTTTAATTACAAAGGCATCAATCTATCCATTCAGCTATATTACACCTTTGGAGGCAAAATCTATAACAGATTAGAGGAGCTCACAATGAACGACGGATCAACTTATGGTTGGCAGCTAAATGAAAAGATGAAAAATGCGTGGAGACCTGATAACAAAGATTCCGACATTCCGCAATTCGTGCATAATAACCCAACCAAGGCCAATCAAAGGTCTTCAAGATTCTTAAAAGATGGCTCTTATGTAAGAATTAAAAATGTGGAATTATCTTATGACATTCCAAAAGATTACCTAAAAAGAGCTGGAATTCAATCAGCCAAAGCATTCATCAATGCAGACAATGTTTACACATTCACCAAATACGATGGGCTAGACCCCGAGCAAGGTGTTAATGGATTTAATGCTTTCTCTTCAATTCCAAACATTAGAACAATCACCTTTGGCGTTAGAGTAGGTCTTTAA
- a CDS encoding RagB/SusD family nutrient uptake outer membrane protein, translating to MKNITKLIIGASMLSAVACTDSWLDVEPTKSIPAKIAFSTPETLNASVVGIYRGFMGQKTGGAYNVVFNDIRGEDVVLKSRNNYNKFVRVYDYGYIPSLSFGNDIYFSFYEIIEGCNSIIAADERGEITLLPAVKAPLVAEARAMRAYSYFQLVRMFAEPYSKNGGESPGLALKVTPEVDDLVPRTKVKDAYDLILSDLNYALAHLPAPTRKDRVNRTFVQGLLARVFLELGENQKAIEYAQAALAQMPALSPEIYEIGVSQDNPSVIFAIYNTEKVYLGFGAYASDIDYGYKDAGGYGVVGADIDFVNNNYSADDRRNAWFVNRWVYENQFEVDGGKTTWTAYKAKLSDKAFYDEQVSRRNIPAGLWDDATGRIPENSLRDLERIMYDNAFFNIISMYGKFPPFSAQRAVGNQPTPNAGYPNLANVPVMRTPELHLIIAEAAALKGDNALAKQELLAVQQNANAQPYSTGNLLDAIRLERRKELIGEGFRTFDIIRQGKVIERPNYWGPKQYATINPTDPKSKIIFPIPQKEIDNNPLFTEQDQNAAYK from the coding sequence ATGAAAAATATAACTAAACTAATCATAGGAGCTTCGATGCTAAGCGCTGTCGCGTGTACAGACTCTTGGCTAGATGTGGAGCCCACCAAATCAATCCCCGCAAAAATAGCATTCTCTACACCAGAAACATTGAACGCCTCTGTGGTAGGTATTTATAGAGGATTTATGGGGCAAAAAACAGGAGGCGCATACAATGTAGTGTTCAACGATATCCGTGGCGAAGATGTTGTGCTAAAAAGTAGAAACAATTACAACAAGTTTGTCCGTGTCTACGATTACGGATACATTCCCTCCCTTTCGTTCGGCAATGATATATACTTTTCATTCTATGAAATCATCGAGGGCTGCAACTCTATCATCGCCGCAGATGAGAGAGGCGAAATCACCCTCTTGCCCGCCGTGAAAGCCCCCCTCGTAGCCGAGGCAAGAGCAATGAGAGCATACAGCTACTTCCAGCTAGTAAGAATGTTTGCCGAGCCTTATTCTAAAAACGGCGGCGAAAGCCCAGGGCTTGCCCTAAAAGTAACCCCAGAGGTAGACGACCTCGTGCCTAGAACCAAGGTAAAAGATGCCTATGATTTAATCCTTTCAGATTTAAATTATGCCCTTGCGCATCTTCCAGCGCCCACCAGAAAAGACCGCGTGAACCGAACCTTCGTTCAAGGGCTATTAGCAAGAGTATTCCTAGAACTTGGCGAAAACCAAAAAGCCATAGAATACGCACAAGCTGCACTTGCTCAAATGCCTGCCCTAAGCCCAGAAATTTATGAAATAGGCGTATCGCAGGACAATCCCTCTGTCATATTCGCCATTTATAATACCGAAAAAGTATACCTAGGCTTTGGCGCTTATGCATCAGACATTGATTACGGCTACAAAGACGCAGGAGGCTACGGCGTAGTAGGCGCAGACATTGATTTTGTAAACAATAACTACTCTGCCGATGATAGAAGAAACGCTTGGTTCGTTAATAGATGGGTGTATGAAAACCAGTTCGAAGTAGACGGAGGAAAAACCACTTGGACCGCCTACAAAGCCAAACTAAGCGATAAAGCTTTCTACGATGAGCAAGTAAGCAGAAGAAATATCCCAGCCGGATTATGGGACGATGCCACAGGCCGAATCCCTGAAAATAGCCTCCGAGACTTGGAGAGAATTATGTATGATAACGCTTTCTTCAACATCATTTCTATGTACGGAAAATTTCCGCCGTTTTCAGCACAGAGAGCCGTGGGCAATCAGCCCACCCCAAATGCAGGATATCCCAACCTAGCAAATGTCCCTGTGATGAGAACCCCAGAGCTTCACTTAATCATTGCAGAAGCAGCCGCACTAAAAGGGGATAACGCCCTTGCGAAGCAAGAGCTATTAGCCGTGCAGCAAAACGCCAACGCACAGCCATACAGCACTGGAAACCTCCTTGATGCAATCCGCCTAGAACGAAGAAAAGAGTTAATCGGCGAAGGATTCCGCACCTTTGACATCATCAGACAAGGAAAAGTGATTGAACGACCAAACTACTGGGGGCCTAAGCAATACGCTACCATCAACCCAACAGACCCTAAGTCTAAAATCATATTCCCAATCCCTCAAAAAGAGATTGACAACAACCCGCTCTTTACCGAGCAGGACCAAAATGCAGCTTACAAGTAA